A genomic region of Prevotella scopos JCM 17725 contains the following coding sequences:
- a CDS encoding TetR/AcrR family transcriptional regulator, whose protein sequence is MSISKTRQKLVDVARQLFAKNGIANTTMNDIAKASGKGRRTLYTYFKSKDDVYYAVIESELERLSDKLDEVAAKNISPQNKIIELIYTHLSMIKETVMRNGNLRAEFFRNIWMVEKARKNFDEDEIELFRKVYSDAKEDGEFDIENIELVADITHYCIKGLEVPFIYGRLGHGLTEESSRPLVAKVVYGALGKNGLK, encoded by the coding sequence ATGTCAATATCAAAGACTAGACAAAAGCTTGTTGATGTAGCACGCCAACTTTTTGCTAAAAATGGCATTGCAAACACAACGATGAATGACATTGCTAAGGCATCAGGCAAAGGAAGACGTACACTCTATACTTACTTTAAGAGTAAGGATGATGTGTATTATGCTGTTATTGAGTCTGAGCTTGAACGCCTATCGGACAAGTTGGACGAAGTAGCTGCAAAGAATATAAGCCCTCAAAATAAAATCATTGAACTTATTTACACGCATCTTAGTATGATTAAAGAAACGGTTATGCGTAATGGTAATCTACGTGCGGAGTTCTTTAGAAATATTTGGATGGTAGAGAAAGCACGTAAGAACTTTGATGAGGACGAAATAGAACTCTTCCGCAAGGTTTATTCGGATGCTAAAGAAGATGGAGAATTTGATATTGAGAATATTGAACTTGTAGCTGACATCACACACTATTGTATTAAAGGACTTGAAGTTCCGTTCATCTATGGTCGTTTAGGTCATGGACTTACGGAGGAGTCTTCACGTCCACTTGTCGCTAAAGTTGTATATGGTGCATTAGGAAAGAACGGACTAAAATAA
- the fabG gene encoding 3-oxoacyl-[acyl-carrier-protein] reductase, producing MKLLEGKTALITGAARGIGKAIALKFAEEGANVAFTDLVIDENGKATEAEIAAYGVKAKGYASNAADFTQSEEVVKLVKEEFGSIDILINNAGITKDGLMLRMTEQQWDAVIAVNLKSAFNFIHACVPVMMRQRSGSIINMASVVGVHGNAGQANYAASKAGMIALAKSVAQEMGPKGIRANAIAPGFIDTAMTQALNNDIRKEWISKIPLRRGGTVEDIANTAVYLGSELSSYVTGQVLQVDGGMNM from the coding sequence ATGAAATTATTGGAAGGTAAGACAGCTCTGATTACAGGTGCTGCACGTGGTATTGGTAAGGCAATTGCATTGAAGTTTGCAGAGGAGGGTGCAAACGTTGCATTCACCGACCTCGTTATCGACGAGAATGGTAAAGCTACAGAAGCAGAGATTGCTGCTTATGGTGTAAAAGCAAAAGGATACGCAAGTAATGCTGCAGACTTCACACAGTCTGAAGAAGTTGTAAAACTCGTTAAGGAAGAATTTGGTTCTATTGACATTCTTATTAACAATGCAGGTATTACCAAAGATGGTCTTATGCTTCGTATGACTGAGCAGCAGTGGGATGCTGTTATCGCAGTAAACCTCAAGAGTGCATTCAACTTCATTCATGCATGTGTACCAGTAATGATGCGTCAGCGTAGTGGTAGCATCATCAATATGGCAAGTGTTGTTGGTGTTCATGGTAATGCTGGTCAGGCTAACTATGCAGCTTCAAAGGCTGGTATGATTGCTTTGGCTAAGAGTGTTGCGCAGGAGATGGGACCTAAGGGTATTCGTGCAAATGCTATTGCTCCAGGTTTTATCGACACAGCAATGACACAGGCTTTGAATAATGATATCCGTAAGGAATGGATTTCAAAGATTCCTCTTCGTCGTGGTGGTACAGTTGAGGATATCGCAAATACGGCTGTTTACCTTGGCTCTGAGCTGTCAAGCTACGTTACAGGTCAGGTTCTTCAGGTTGATGGTGGTATGAATATGTAA
- a CDS encoding RluA family pseudouridine synthase, producing MEVLYEDNHIIIVYKEAGEIVQGDKTGDEPLSEIVKQWIKEKHQKPGNVFLGVVHRLDRPVAGLVVFAKTSKALTRLNNMFRNGEIHKTYWAIVTRPPFEPEATLTDWLVRNERQNKSYAYNHQVPTSKKSILHYKVINQSDRYTLLEINLMTGRHHQIRCQLSNMDCPIKGDLKYGAPRSNLDGSICLLSHRVEFIHPVSKEKICIESPLPKDNLWQTIGKF from the coding sequence ATGGAAGTACTTTACGAAGATAACCACATCATCATTGTTTACAAAGAAGCAGGTGAAATTGTTCAAGGTGATAAAACAGGTGACGAACCTTTATCTGAGATTGTAAAACAATGGATAAAGGAGAAACATCAGAAACCAGGCAACGTGTTTCTCGGGGTTGTACACAGGCTTGATCGCCCTGTGGCAGGTTTGGTTGTCTTTGCAAAGACGTCAAAAGCACTCACGCGACTTAATAATATGTTCCGCAATGGTGAAATACACAAAACGTATTGGGCTATCGTAACACGTCCGCCTTTTGAACCAGAGGCCACACTTACCGATTGGCTTGTACGTAACGAACGACAGAATAAGAGTTACGCTTATAACCATCAGGTGCCAACCTCTAAGAAATCGATATTACATTATAAGGTAATTAACCAGTCAGACCGTTACACATTATTAGAAATAAACTTAATGACGGGTCGTCATCATCAGATTCGTTGCCAACTATCAAACATGGACTGTCCTATAAAAGGTGATCTAAAATATGGTGCTCCACGTTCTAATCTAGATGGCAGTATCTGTTTGTTGAGCCATCGTGTTGAGTTTATTCATCCAGTTTCGAAAGAGAAAATCTGTATAGAATCGCCATTGCCAAAGGATAATCTTTGGCAAACTATTGGCAAATTCTAA
- the dnaB gene encoding replicative DNA helicase, translating into MSERSNNNKSSRRTKQAPIDTSFGHLQPQATDIEKVVLGALMIDKDAFTVVSEIIKPETFYESRHEKIYEAIQSLNLQQKPVDIMTVVEELRHKGTLEDVGGPAYVVELSSNVASSAHIEYHAHILAQKFLARQLIQFASMVETDAFDETVDVDELMQKAEGALFEISQKNMLQDYVQIDSVVEQAHQLLLKAANNKGSLTGVPSGFHDLDKITAGWQASDLIIIAGRPAMGKTSFALSIAKNIAIDYRKPIAFFSLEMNNVQLVNRLISNVCSVPGNKILNGQLTPDEWERFDSNIRKMQGAPIYIDDTPGLSIFELRTKARRLVREHNIEVLMIDYLQLMNANGMRFNSRQEEVSTISRSLKGLAKELNIPILALSQLSRAVEQRDPREGKRPQLSDLRESGAIEQDADMVLFVHRPEYYHILQDDKGNDLHGMAQIIIAKHRKGATGDVLLNFRGEYTRFANPEDVDFAAPLPNDPLGGEIIGSKMNNDPLPPYPSPDTMVPF; encoded by the coding sequence ATGTCAGAAAGAAGTAATAACAATAAAAGTAGTCGTAGGACCAAGCAAGCTCCTATCGATACATCATTTGGTCATCTTCAACCACAGGCAACTGATATTGAGAAAGTTGTCTTAGGTGCACTAATGATTGATAAGGATGCCTTCACAGTAGTTTCGGAAATCATCAAACCAGAAACATTCTATGAATCCCGACATGAAAAGATTTATGAAGCTATCCAGTCCTTAAATTTACAGCAGAAGCCTGTAGATATTATGACTGTGGTGGAGGAACTCCGTCATAAGGGAACACTCGAAGATGTTGGTGGCCCGGCTTATGTTGTGGAACTAAGTTCAAATGTTGCTTCTTCTGCACATATAGAATATCATGCACATATCCTTGCACAGAAATTCTTAGCACGACAACTGATACAGTTTGCATCCATGGTTGAGACTGATGCCTTCGATGAAACCGTGGATGTTGACGAGTTAATGCAGAAAGCTGAGGGTGCTCTGTTTGAGATTTCTCAAAAGAACATGCTTCAAGACTATGTGCAGATTGACTCGGTTGTTGAGCAAGCGCACCAACTGCTTCTCAAAGCAGCCAATAATAAAGGTAGCTTAACAGGTGTTCCTAGTGGTTTCCATGACTTGGATAAGATTACTGCTGGTTGGCAGGCATCCGACTTGATAATTATCGCTGGACGTCCAGCCATGGGTAAGACTTCTTTCGCGTTAAGTATTGCAAAGAATATTGCCATAGATTATCGTAAACCGATAGCCTTCTTCTCACTTGAGATGAACAATGTCCAGCTTGTCAATCGTTTAATTTCAAACGTTTGTTCTGTACCAGGTAATAAGATTCTTAATGGTCAGCTTACACCTGATGAGTGGGAGCGTTTCGACTCAAATATTCGAAAGATGCAAGGCGCACCTATCTATATTGATGACACGCCAGGTCTTTCAATTTTTGAGCTTCGAACAAAGGCACGTCGTTTGGTTCGTGAACATAACATTGAGGTATTAATGATTGACTACTTGCAGTTGATGAATGCCAATGGTATGCGTTTCAATAGTCGTCAAGAAGAGGTTTCTACTATTAGCCGCTCTTTGAAGGGACTTGCAAAAGAGTTGAACATCCCAATTTTGGCTCTCTCACAGTTAAGTCGTGCGGTTGAACAGCGTGATCCACGTGAAGGTAAACGCCCACAATTAAGTGACTTGCGTGAGTCTGGTGCCATCGAGCAAGATGCCGATATGGTACTCTTTGTGCACCGACCAGAGTATTATCATATTTTACAGGATGACAAAGGAAACGACCTCCATGGTATGGCACAGATTATTATAGCAAAACACCGTAAGGGTGCAACGGGTGACGTACTACTTAATTTCCGAGGCGAATATACTCGTTTTGCAAATCCAGAAGATGTTGACTTTGCTGCTCCTTTGCCAAATGACCCATTAGGCGGAGAGATTATTGGTAGTAAGATGAATAATGACCCATTACCACCATACCCATCTCCAGACACAATGGTACCATTCTAG
- the ispE gene encoding 4-(cytidine 5'-diphospho)-2-C-methyl-D-erythritol kinase — MITFPCCKINLGLNIVAKRPDGYHELETVFYPVPLCDALEIKKMDNEFPSPTPIDLKVTGNAVECDERKNLVVKAYHLLAQDYKLPRLHAHLVKRIPMQAGLGGGSADAAYMIRLLDERFRLNMGNAEMERYAAQLGADCAFFIRSETAYATGIGEILAPVDNDENNLEGYYLALVKPDVAVSTAEAFAGITPKKPVKNCRDIVRQPIDTWRTELTNDFEQTIFAIHPILATIKEKLYKNGALYAQMSGSGSTIFGIFGQKPKNLDDLFPDMFTYCVRL, encoded by the coding sequence ATGATTACCTTTCCTTGCTGTAAAATCAACCTTGGATTGAACATCGTTGCCAAACGTCCAGATGGCTATCATGAGCTTGAGACAGTATTTTATCCTGTACCATTATGTGATGCGTTAGAGATAAAAAAAATGGACAACGAGTTTCCCTCTCCTACTCCTATTGACCTAAAAGTGACCGGCAATGCTGTAGAATGTGATGAACGTAAAAATTTAGTTGTAAAGGCTTATCATCTTCTTGCTCAAGACTATAAACTTCCACGTCTTCATGCACATCTTGTTAAGCGTATCCCGATGCAAGCTGGTCTTGGCGGAGGTTCTGCAGATGCAGCTTATATGATTCGACTACTTGACGAACGTTTTCGTTTGAATATGGGTAATGCAGAGATGGAACGTTATGCAGCTCAGCTGGGTGCTGATTGTGCCTTCTTTATTCGTTCGGAGACCGCTTATGCAACGGGTATCGGAGAGATTCTTGCCCCTGTTGACAATGATGAGAATAATTTAGAAGGATATTATCTTGCTCTTGTAAAACCTGATGTTGCAGTCTCAACAGCTGAGGCTTTTGCAGGTATTACTCCTAAGAAACCTGTAAAGAACTGCCGTGATATTGTTCGCCAACCGATTGATACATGGCGCACAGAGTTGACGAACGATTTTGAACAGACAATCTTTGCGATTCACCCAATATTGGCTACGATTAAGGAAAAATTGTATAAAAATGGGGCTTTATATGCACAGATGTCAGGAAGTGGTAGTACTATCTTTGGTATCTTTGGTCAGAAACCAAAGAACCTAGATGACCTTTTCCCAGATATGTTCACTTATTGCGTCAGACTATAA
- a CDS encoding UvrD-helicase domain-containing protein, which yields MKEKALTVYKASAGSGKTFTLASEYITLVVKNPQNYKKILAVTFTNKATQEMKTRILSQLYGIAHNLPDSQAYYEQVLQKTGFPDQTIRENAAEALSLLTHHYNEFRVQTIDAFFQSVLRNLARELNLTANLRIDLNDTEVEAHAVDELINSLEEGEEVLSWIRDYIDKNIEDDKGWNVIGQIKDFGKNIFKDFYKDHKANLDQLFSNPTFFDTFITDLRKRRKDSADKVKDQSRRLLQKISDSGIDTSYLISGLITFLNNLTYAGSPNKLQNKKDPFQEGPSANVLKCIKSPDKWLLTKCPPDEKEYFDTLIKKSWHKDLEQLNETRKECWREYQSCNLTLRHLSQLRLLHAISEAVDEINKDTNRFMLSNTQSILSTLMKDTDTPFVFEKMGAYLKHIMIDEFQDTSTIQWNNFRKLLDNCMAQIESHNLIVGDVKQSIYRWRQGDWKLLNNIEHDFSNEQIKIEPLDTNYRSEENIIRFNNTFFTQAVVQTVKELESDKIEGASQLIEAYKEIEQKPKKRDGKGFVRIKLIHYNQNVSSEYRENVLNELTNNIRGLLERGYKQRDIAILVRNNDVIQPIADKFQDEFGTDVSIVSDEAFRLDASLAVNVIIAALQLLIHPEDKLTESKLVKLYQQQVLQTGLDNNGLFVNENEVGLKSLLPKDYVERFELLLRKSLVDLVDEIYSLFNLGSLDGQSAYVCTFYDTLNEYLRDHPADIDDFIEEWEEVLSSNTIQSDEIDGIRLLTIHKSKGLEYDNVFIPFCDWVLEKTSGNTIWCPGDNKEKPYGELPLIPVDFSNKMMDTVFEDDYKEEHLQNTVDNMNLLYVAFTRAGKNLFITGKKASSKTFKSLKDNKTATNRSQIIQLIIDELTKSLPGATLDDAGEKEPLTFEFGELSDCVEQKEKEKSTENPFELTPETHKLRIETFPHPVSFRQSNKSHDFINGEDIDPSDKNRYIKVGNILHQLFSTILTEDDIEPRLKELEQEGVIYNDEVTSQELKNKIANALSNEKVRDWFSSRWKLFNECTILDYDKESCEVYEHRPDRVMTDGNEIIVVDFKFGKPRDEYHEQVQRYMNLLLRMGYKKVSGYIWYVVRNEIVPTPFLSDKGK from the coding sequence ATGAAGGAAAAAGCATTAACAGTTTATAAAGCATCAGCCGGCTCGGGTAAAACGTTTACACTAGCATCAGAATATATTACTTTAGTGGTAAAGAATCCACAAAATTACAAGAAGATTCTTGCAGTTACCTTCACTAATAAGGCAACGCAGGAGATGAAAACGCGTATTCTATCTCAATTGTATGGCATTGCTCATAATCTTCCAGATTCTCAAGCTTATTATGAACAAGTATTACAGAAGACAGGGTTTCCTGATCAAACAATCCGAGAGAATGCTGCCGAAGCTTTATCATTGCTTACCCATCATTATAATGAATTTAGAGTTCAGACGATTGATGCCTTCTTTCAATCTGTATTACGTAATCTTGCTCGTGAACTAAACCTCACAGCTAATCTTCGTATCGACCTTAATGACACTGAAGTAGAGGCACATGCTGTCGATGAGTTAATTAATAGTCTAGAAGAGGGAGAAGAGGTTCTGAGTTGGATTCGCGATTACATCGATAAAAATATAGAAGATGACAAGGGATGGAATGTTATAGGACAGATAAAGGACTTTGGAAAAAATATTTTTAAGGACTTCTATAAAGACCATAAGGCTAATCTTGATCAACTGTTTAGTAATCCTACATTCTTTGACACTTTTATCACAGACCTGCGTAAGCGACGTAAAGATAGCGCTGATAAAGTAAAAGATCAATCAAGAAGATTACTTCAGAAAATAAGTGATTCTGGGATTGATACATCTTACTTAATTAGCGGTTTAATAACATTTCTTAACAACTTAACTTATGCAGGTTCTCCTAATAAATTACAAAATAAAAAAGATCCATTTCAAGAGGGACCTTCTGCAAATGTATTAAAATGTATCAAGAGTCCAGATAAATGGTTATTGACAAAATGCCCACCTGACGAAAAAGAGTATTTTGATACGCTAATTAAGAAATCATGGCATAAAGACTTGGAACAATTAAACGAGACTCGGAAAGAATGCTGGAGAGAGTATCAATCCTGCAATCTTACACTGAGGCATCTTTCCCAACTTCGTCTTTTACATGCTATATCAGAGGCTGTCGATGAGATAAATAAAGACACGAACCGATTTATGCTAAGTAACACACAATCAATACTTAGCACATTGATGAAAGATACAGATACTCCTTTCGTTTTTGAGAAGATGGGAGCCTATCTGAAGCATATTATGATTGATGAATTCCAAGATACGAGTACGATCCAATGGAATAACTTCCGGAAGTTACTTGATAATTGTATGGCTCAAATCGAATCTCATAATCTTATTGTAGGTGATGTAAAGCAGAGTATTTATCGTTGGCGTCAAGGTGATTGGAAATTGCTAAATAATATTGAGCATGACTTCTCTAACGAACAAATAAAGATAGAACCGCTGGACACAAACTATCGTTCAGAAGAGAACATAATACGATTTAATAATACTTTCTTTACGCAGGCTGTTGTGCAAACTGTTAAAGAGTTGGAGAGCGATAAGATAGAAGGTGCAAGCCAATTAATAGAGGCTTATAAAGAAATTGAGCAGAAGCCGAAGAAAAGGGATGGTAAAGGTTTTGTACGCATAAAACTCATTCACTACAATCAAAACGTTTCGTCTGAATATAGAGAGAATGTCCTCAATGAACTTACCAATAATATCCGTGGACTTTTAGAGCGTGGGTATAAACAAAGAGATATCGCCATTCTGGTTCGTAATAACGATGTTATCCAACCTATTGCTGACAAGTTCCAAGATGAATTTGGGACAGATGTTAGTATTGTCTCTGATGAGGCTTTCCGATTAGATGCCTCGTTAGCCGTCAACGTTATTATTGCCGCTCTTCAACTTCTCATACATCCTGAAGATAAGCTAACTGAAAGTAAATTGGTTAAGCTCTATCAGCAACAAGTATTGCAGACTGGATTGGATAATAACGGCTTGTTTGTTAATGAGAATGAAGTTGGACTAAAATCTTTGTTACCAAAAGATTATGTAGAAAGGTTTGAGTTATTATTAAGAAAGTCTCTTGTTGACCTTGTCGATGAAATCTACTCACTCTTCAATCTTGGAAGCCTCGACGGACAGAGTGCATACGTCTGTACCTTCTACGATACACTGAATGAATATCTTAGAGACCATCCTGCAGATATTGACGATTTCATCGAAGAATGGGAAGAGGTACTATCAAGCAATACCATCCAAAGTGATGAGATTGATGGAATACGTTTACTTACCATCCATAAGAGTAAAGGTTTGGAGTATGACAACGTATTTATTCCTTTCTGTGATTGGGTATTGGAGAAAACATCTGGTAATACAATATGGTGTCCAGGTGATAATAAAGAGAAACCCTATGGTGAATTGCCGTTGATTCCTGTTGATTTTTCCAATAAGATGATGGATACAGTCTTTGAAGATGATTACAAAGAGGAGCATCTGCAAAACACAGTCGATAATATGAATCTGCTTTACGTTGCCTTTACGCGTGCTGGAAAGAATCTGTTTATTACGGGTAAAAAGGCCTCTTCAAAGACTTTTAAGAGCTTAAAAGACAATAAAACAGCTACGAATCGTTCACAGATTATTCAATTAATAATTGATGAACTTACTAAAAGTTTGCCAGGAGCAACGCTTGATGATGCTGGTGAAAAGGAACCTTTAACTTTCGAATTTGGCGAATTGTCAGATTGTGTAGAACAAAAAGAAAAGGAAAAATCTACTGAGAATCCTTTTGAGCTTACGCCAGAGACGCATAAGTTGAGGATAGAAACTTTCCCCCACCCTGTCAGCTTCCGACAGAGTAATAAGAGTCATGACTTTATCAATGGTGAAGATATCGACCCTTCAGATAAAAATCGTTATATAAAGGTTGGAAATATTCTTCACCAACTATTCTCTACTATTCTTACTGAAGATGATATTGAACCACGCTTGAAGGAATTAGAGCAAGAGGGAGTTATCTATAATGATGAGGTTACATCTCAAGAATTGAAGAATAAGATAGCCAATGCGCTCAGCAACGAGAAAGTGAGAGATTGGTTCAGTTCTCGTTGGAAACTCTTTAATGAGTGCACTATTCTTGATTATGACAAGGAGAGTTGTGAGGTCTATGAACATCGTCCAGACCGTGTCATGACCGATGGAAACGAGATAATTGTTGTGGATTTCAAGTTTGGTAAGCCACGAGATGAATACCATGAACAGGTACAACGTTACATGAATCTGCTTTTGCGTATGGGGTACAAGAAAGTATCTGGCTATATTTGGTATGTTGTCAGAAATGAGATTGTACCAACTCCTTTCCTCTCCGATAAAGGCAAGTAA
- a CDS encoding PD-(D/E)XK nuclease family protein — translation MNTFLEHVAADLLKKYGNDMAHIAVVFPNKRAALFLNQALARLADGPVWSPAYITISDFFRQHSNLTIADPIKSICDLYKSYLEVTGNMNETLDHFYGWGQLLLADFDDIDKNMADAEKVFSNISDLKELDDISYLTDEQKAELRRFFANFDDNPEGIRERFITLWSKLNEIYNNFKQRLKNQKLAYEGMLYRDVVDKPSIDAHYEHYVFVGFNVLQNVEQVLFKRFLKEEKASFYWDYDRYYMKSTNEAGNYIRRWLDKFPNALPNDDDELYDNLSKKKNINIISAPTENLQARYISEWLRENERYKDGKRTAIVLCDEHLLQTVIHCIPDEVDTLNVTTGYPLQQTPIASMVSQLWTLQTDGYSLQEKSYRLHHLNRVLRHPYGKYLTPAVGEIIERLNSERQFYVKPKEDIFFEYFPSDNQHLPALVNWLAETVRSIGINGAADREPLFEESVFRMYTLLTRLLELMENDDLEADKIIFRRLLTQLISSTNIPFHGEPAQGVQVMGVLETRNLDFDHVLVLSCNEGNIPKGIDDASFIPHLIRKAYDLTTIDNKISIYSYYFHSMIQRAKDVTFLYNNSTQGSHTGEMSRFILQLMVEWNHPIHRLTLQAGQEPMHCEAEVVDKNEAVLKRLDQISYFSPTAINTYITCQLKYYFKYIAGINELDEIDIDDVDNRMFGNIFHTAAQLMYEKLLPREVITTKNIDYLLKTGKSTQSLTSGNAELTLDDIVDEAFATELFHQQRGVRKHPKLNGLQLINREVIIKYLHQLLRIDRRSAPLRVLGHEFPVKRSLTINVNGIEKQIETGGRIDRLDEISVDSDNARLRVVDYKTGGKVAESLKCIDEMFDAKNLDKKSDYTMQAMLYSLIEATNDPEHNPNHRAVSPALLFIQHAGSEDYTPVLSIDKEEVTDVTVYEEDFLRKLTEKLEEIHNPNIAFAPTDNTNTCKYCPYKQMCGR, via the coding sequence ATGAATACATTTCTCGAACATGTAGCGGCTGATTTGCTGAAGAAATATGGTAATGACATGGCACATATAGCTGTTGTCTTTCCTAACAAGCGTGCTGCGCTCTTTCTGAATCAAGCATTAGCGCGTCTAGCTGATGGACCAGTATGGAGCCCAGCTTACATAACTATATCTGACTTTTTTCGCCAACATTCAAATTTGACAATTGCTGATCCTATCAAGAGTATTTGTGACCTCTACAAGAGTTATCTTGAGGTTACAGGCAATATGAATGAAACTTTAGACCATTTTTACGGGTGGGGACAACTACTCTTAGCTGATTTCGATGATATCGATAAGAACATGGCAGATGCAGAGAAAGTATTCTCGAATATTAGCGATTTGAAAGAGTTGGATGATATTAGTTATCTTACTGATGAGCAGAAAGCTGAATTACGCCGTTTCTTTGCTAATTTCGATGACAATCCAGAGGGAATCAGAGAACGCTTTATTACCCTATGGTCAAAGTTAAATGAAATATATAATAATTTTAAGCAAAGACTTAAGAACCAAAAACTTGCATACGAAGGTATGCTTTATCGTGACGTTGTTGACAAGCCATCAATTGATGCACACTATGAGCATTATGTTTTTGTCGGTTTCAACGTGCTTCAAAATGTAGAGCAAGTGCTTTTCAAACGATTCTTAAAGGAAGAAAAGGCAAGTTTTTATTGGGATTATGATCGTTATTATATGAAGTCGACAAATGAAGCTGGAAACTATATTCGTCGTTGGCTTGATAAATTCCCCAATGCTTTGCCTAATGATGACGATGAACTCTATGATAATTTAAGTAAGAAGAAGAATATAAACATTATCTCGGCACCTACTGAGAATTTACAAGCACGCTATATCTCAGAATGGTTACGAGAGAATGAAAGATATAAAGATGGAAAGCGGACAGCAATTGTACTTTGTGACGAACATTTATTGCAAACGGTTATCCATTGTATTCCAGATGAAGTAGATACGCTGAATGTTACAACAGGTTATCCTCTGCAACAAACCCCGATAGCATCGATGGTTTCACAATTGTGGACATTACAAACAGATGGTTATTCACTTCAAGAAAAGAGTTACAGACTTCATCATCTGAACAGAGTGCTACGTCATCCTTATGGGAAGTATCTAACTCCGGCAGTTGGCGAAATCATCGAACGATTGAATAGCGAACGACAATTTTATGTGAAGCCAAAAGAAGATATATTCTTTGAATACTTTCCAAGTGACAACCAGCATCTACCAGCCTTAGTAAATTGGTTAGCAGAAACGGTCCGTTCCATCGGTATCAATGGTGCAGCTGACAGAGAACCACTCTTTGAAGAGTCTGTTTTTCGCATGTACACCTTACTGACACGATTGTTAGAGTTAATGGAGAATGATGATCTAGAAGCAGACAAGATTATCTTCCGCCGACTATTAACACAACTTATTTCCTCTACCAACATTCCGTTTCATGGTGAGCCAGCGCAAGGTGTGCAAGTGATGGGCGTTCTTGAAACCCGAAACCTTGATTTTGATCATGTACTTGTACTCTCATGTAATGAGGGAAATATACCTAAAGGAATTGATGACGCTTCGTTCATACCCCATCTTATACGTAAGGCATACGATCTAACTACGATTGATAATAAAATTTCAATCTACAGTTATTACTTTCATAGCATGATTCAGCGCGCGAAGGATGTAACATTCTTATATAATAATTCTACGCAAGGAAGTCATACAGGAGAAATGAGTCGTTTTATTCTGCAGCTGATGGTAGAATGGAATCACCCAATTCATCGACTTACCTTACAAGCAGGACAAGAACCGATGCATTGTGAAGCAGAGGTGGTAGATAAAAATGAAGCAGTACTAAAGCGACTCGATCAAATCAGTTACTTCTCACCTACTGCTATTAATACATATATAACCTGTCAACTAAAGTATTACTTTAAATATATTGCTGGTATAAATGAACTCGATGAAATCGATATTGATGATGTTGATAATCGAATGTTTGGTAATATCTTTCATACTGCAGCACAGCTTATGTATGAAAAGTTATTACCAAGAGAAGTCATTACTACCAAGAATATAGATTATTTGTTGAAGACTGGAAAGAGTACCCAGTCTCTGACGTCAGGGAATGCAGAACTTACATTGGATGATATTGTTGACGAGGCATTTGCTACTGAACTATTTCATCAACAACGAGGAGTAAGAAAACATCCAAAGCTCAACGGACTGCAACTTATCAATCGTGAGGTAATCATAAAGTATCTTCATCAATTATTGCGAATTGATCGACGTTCAGCCCCATTGCGTGTGCTTGGTCATGAGTTCCCCGTTAAACGTTCACTTACAATCAACGTAAATGGCATAGAGAAGCAAATAGAAACAGGTGGACGCATTGACCGTTTGGATGAGATATCTGTTGATAGTGATAATGCACGCTTACGTGTTGTTGACTACAAGACTGGTGGTAAAGTTGCGGAGTCACTGAAATGTATTGATGAGATGTTTGATGCAAAGAATTTAGATAAAAAGAGTGACTATACGATGCAGGCGATGCTTTATAGTCTTATTGAGGCTACGAACGACCCTGAGCATAACCCTAATCATCGTGCTGTTAGTCCTGCTTTGCTTTTTATCCAACATGCAGGTAGTGAAGATTATACTCCTGTACTATCAATAGATAAGGAGGAGGTTACTGATGTCACAGTATATGAAGAGGATTTTCTCAGAAAACTCACGGAAAAACTCGAAGAAATACATAATCCAAATATAGCTTTTGCTCCAACAGACAATACTAATACTTGTAAATACTGTCCTTATAAACAGATGTGTGGACGATAA